A genomic window from Gossypium hirsutum isolate 1008001.06 chromosome D12, Gossypium_hirsutum_v2.1, whole genome shotgun sequence includes:
- the LOC107945347 gene encoding probable LRR receptor-like serine/threonine-protein kinase At4g37250, with protein sequence MSSSSSLKLHLWWRILLVVEFLVVQALGLNTDGILLLSFRYLILSDPLNVLQSWNSADQKPCSWNGVTCGAVSNSIKGDLRVTGLSLPNSQLLGAIPSDLGLLQHLQNLDLSNNSLNGSLPVSLFNSTQIRFLDLSNNLISGGIPETIGTLQNLQFLNLSDNGLTGALPATLTTIQNLTVVSLKNNYFSGNLPTSFQSVQVLDLSSNLVEGSLPPNFGGSNLNYLNFSYNRLSGKIPPEFAEKIPSNATIDLSFNNLTGEVPDSVVFKNQDSKSFSGNPHLCGEATERDCPSPSPSYPPAMAAIPKKTDPGAKTSRRSKLKPGTIVGIIVGDIAGVGLVIMVFLFVYKIKRKNRVLETTLKQEANTASPSSESKVFAIWACLIKRGKYEEESDSTEEEDDDDDDDQGQQGQEDDKKGTLVTVDGEKKLDLDTLLKASAYILGATGSNILYKAVLEDGTSLAVRRIGENSVDRFRDFETQVRIISKLVHPNLVRIRGFYWGVDEKLIINDFVPNGSLANARYRKVGSSPCHLPWEARLKIAKGVARGLAYLHEKKHVHANLKPSNILLDSNMEPKIGDFGLERLVTGDTSSKVGMSAVNFGSKRSTASRDSLQDVVGPSPSPSPSPSSFGVSPYHAPESLRSLKPNPKWDVYAFGVILLELLTGKVIIVDELGQGNGVVVEDQNKALRMADAAIRGDLEGKEDALLACFKLGYNCASPIPQKRPTMKEALQILDKIPSSSHYYGY encoded by the exons ATGAGTTCCTCCTCCAGTCTTAAACTCCATTTATGGTGGAGAATTCTTCTTGTGGTTGAGTTTCTTGTGGTTCAAGCTTTGGGGTTAAACACAGATGGGATTCTCTTGCTATCTTTCAGGTATTTGATTCTTAGTGATCCTCTAAATGTGTTACAAAGCTGGAACTCCGCCGACCAGAAGCCTTGTTCTTGGAATGGAGTAACTTGTGGAGCAGTAAGCAACTCAATTAAAGGCGACCTTCGAGTTACAGGCTTGTCTCTTCCCAATTCTCAGCTTCTTGGTGCAATTCCATCCGATCTGGGCTTACTTCAACACCTTCAGAATCTTGATCTTTCCAACAATTCTCTCAATGGGTCTCTCCCTGTTTCCTTATTCAATTCGACccagattcggtttcttgatttgtCGAACAATTTGATTTCCGGTGGAATACCAGAAACCATTGGAACTCTGCAAAACCTTCAATTCCTTAACCTTTCCGATAATGGATTGACGGGGGCTTTACCTGCAACTCTTACTACTATCCAGAATCTAACAGTTGTTTCTCTGAAGAACAATTACTTTTCAGGGAATCTCCCAACTAGCTTCCAATCTGTTCAAGTTTTAGATCTCTCTTCCAATCTTGTTGAGGGTTCCTTGCCACCAAACTTCGGAGGCAGCAACCTCAACTACTTGAATTTTTCTTACAACAGACTTTCCGGGAAAATTCCACCAGAATTCGCCGAGAAAATCCCTAGTAACGCAACCATTGATCTTTCCTTCAACAATCTTACAGGAGAAGTTCCGGATTCCGTCGTTTTCAAGAACCAAGATTCCAAATCTTTTTCCGGGAATCCTCATCTATGTGGCGAAGCAACAGAGCGTGATTGTCCAAGTCCTTCACCAAGTTATCCTCCAGCAATGGCTGCCATCCCCAAGAAAACGGATCCCGGAGCTAAAACATCACGGCGAAGCAAGCTTAAACCAGGAACAATAGTGGGAATTATAGTCGGTGATATAGCTGGAGTTGGATTAGTAATTATGGTATTCCTTTTCgtctataaaataaagagaaaaaacaGAGTACTGGAGACCACACTGAAGCAAGAAGCTAATACAGCATCCCCATCGTCAGAATCAAAAGTGTTTGCGATATGGGCATGTTTGATAAAGAGAGGAAAGTACGAAGAAGAATCCGACAGTActgaagaggaagatgatgatgatgatgatgatcaaGGGCAGCAAGGGCAAGAAGATGACAAGAAAGGGACGTTGGTGACCGTCGATGGGGAAAAGAAACTTGACCTGGATACGTTACTTAAAGCGTCGGCATACATATTAGGTGCCACCGGGTCTAACATACTGTACAAGGCGGTGCTTGAAGATGGGACCTCCTTGGCGGTTCGACGGATTGGTGAGAACAGTGTGGATCGGTTCAGGGATTTCGAGACCCAGGTTCGAATAATTTctaaactggtgcaccccaatcTGGTCAGGATTCGTGGGTTCTACTGGGGAGTTGATGAAAAGCTTATCATCAACGATTTTGTACCAAATGGCAGCCTCGCCAACGCTCGTTACA GAAAAGTTGGCTCTTCACCTTGTCATCTTCCCTGGGAGGCTCGGCTAAAAATTGCTAAAGGTGTGGCCCGTGGGCTAGCATATCTCCACGAGAAGAAACATGTGCATGCCAATTTGAAGCCCAGCAATATCCTCTTAGACTCTAACATGGAACCCAAGATTGGAGATTTCGGTCTGGAAAGGCTAGTAACAGGTGATACAAGCTCTAAAGTGGGAATGTCAGCCGTAAATTTTGGTAGCAAGAGGTCGACAGCATCAAGGGATAGCCTCCAAGATGTAGTGGGACCTAGCCCCAGTCCAAGTCCAAGCCCGAGCTCATTTGGTGTATCGCCGTACCACGCCCCGGAGTCACTTCGGAGCCTCAAGCCCAACCCCAAGTGGGACGTATACGCATTTGGGGTGATTTTGCTTGAGCTTCTAACCGGGAAAGTTATAATTGTGGATGAGTTGGGGCAGGGAAATGGGGTGGTGGTTGAGGACCAGAACAAGGCATTGAGGATGGCTGATGCGGCTATTCGTGGGGATTTAGAAGGCAAAGAGGATGCATTGCTGGCTTGTTTCAAGTTAGGGTACAATTGTGCATCTCCAATCCCACAAAAGAGACCCACCATGAAAGAAGCCTTACAAATTCTTGACAAAATCCCGTCTTCTTCCCACTATTATGGATACTGA